The following are from one region of the Silene latifolia isolate original U9 population chromosome 9, ASM4854445v1, whole genome shotgun sequence genome:
- the LOC141600538 gene encoding protein SIEVE ELEMENT OCCLUSION B-like, translating to MIRYLVGIRTPIEVEKLKSLNGDLIRELSRKNERERVVETYVTKLLSYPVDDIIEFMRIIITDKDMPPLYHGVTKRKDHLDVLRGKRVLLLISEIDMFFEDITSLKHVIIDTKKDEIVWIPVINRSIADLDPINNQLEILQNSMPWYSVQPSMVTDVVIDFFKIEWKFKPKTILYLLSPSGEILRYDAIDMVRIWPNVSVDNLTNDDMEGEMWDKETWNLKLLVNDIIDPIIQKWIREERYIILYGGNDIDWIRRFTRQVNSVASDLQCRIEMVYVGNRQDKDRGHGVQNVILIEQLSHCLPKSSMAYFWTRFDSMFQSKRAYEDWRVLKDILLQEMLRFRNHENWALLARGSTILVNGPGQIALNALEDMEKWKTKLLQSLFYFGSI from the exons ATGATCAGATATTTGGTAGGGATCCGAACCCCAATAGAAGTTGAAAAGCTCAAATCACTCAATGGAGACCTAATCCGCGAATTATCTAGAAAAAATGAACGTGAAA GGGTAGTAGAAACTTATGTTACCAAATTATTATCATATCCTGTTGATGACATTATCGAATTCATGAGAATTATCATCACAGATAAAGACATGCCTCCACTGTACCATGGTGTGACCAAAAGAAAG GATCATCTTGACGTCTTAAGAGGAAAACGTGTGTTGTTACTCATTTCGGAGATAGACATGTTTTTTGAAGATATAACAAGTCTTAAGCATGTCATCATTGACACTAAAAAGGATGAAATTGTATGGATACCCGTTATAAACCGCTCGATTGCAGACTTAGACCCCATCAATAATCAGCTAGAGATCTTGCAAAATTCGATGCCATGGTACTCAGTCCAACCTTCGATGGTCACAGACGTTGTAATTGACTTCTTCAAAATAGAATGGAAGTTTAAACCTAAGACTATCCTTTATCTTTTAAGTCCATCGGGAGAAATACTGAGATATGATGCAATCGACATGGTGCGGATTTGGCCAAATGTTTCCGTTGATAACCTTACAAATGATGATATGGAGGGAGAAATGTGGGACAAGGAAACATGGAACCTCAAGCTTCTTGTAAATGACATTATTGATCCAATCATCCAAAAATGG ATTCGAGAAGAAAGGTACATTATATTGTATGGAGGCAATGACATAGACTGGATACGAAGGTTTACAAGACAAGTAAACTCTGTAGCAAGTGATTTACAGTGTCGTATAGAGATGGTTTATGTGGGAAATAGGCAAGACAAAGACCGTGGTCATGGAGTGCAGAATGTGATATTGATTGAACAACTGAGCCATTGCTTACCTAAATCAAGCATGGCGTATTTTTGGACACGATTTGATAGCATGTTTCAATCCAAAAGAGCATATGAAGATTGGAGAGTTCTTAAAGATATCCTATTACAAGAGATGTTAAGATTTCGTAACCATGAAAATTGGGCATTACTTGCGAGAGGGTCAACAATCTTAGTCAACGGGCCGGGGCAAATTGCTTTGAATGCCCTTGAGGATATGGAGAAATGGAAGACAAAATTGTTACAATCGTTGTTTTACTTTGGATCGATATAA